The genomic interval GGATTATTTTTTGCCTTAATCAAAAACACAACAAATTCATCAGAAACAGGAAAAATCGGAGTGAATCTGCCGATTGCCCCTTGTGTAAAAGCACTGACGATTTGCGGATGTAACTCCATTGTTTGCAATACTTCATTTGTCTTTTGCACATTGGGCAAAACGACTTTACCATTACTTTGGACAACTTTTTCAAGTGATTTTGCCTCTTTGCTGAAGTATTTGACGACATCTATGCTTTGAGGGATAGAAAATTCTTGCTTGTGCGTATTATAATAATTTTCAAGCTCTTTTTCATCTACCATTCTCAAACCCTCTTGCGTAATAGATTGATAAAGCTTTCTTTTTTGCAAATTGCGTTTAATTTCCTCTTTGTAATGCTCCCAATTTCCGCCATTCCCTTGAATATAATTTCTCACTTGCTCCAATGTTGCCTTTTTTTGCTTTGCGATTCGTGCAATCTCATCTTGAATCTCTATCTCATTGACAATAATTTTTCTTTTATCTATTTCCTCTTTATGCAAGCGGTCATTAATAAGCAAGTCTATCGCAATCTGTTGCGAAACTTTGTCGCGTTGCTGTATTTTATAAACTTCCATTAAAGTAACAGGATAATCATTGACGAAAAATGCGATTCCATTCACGAGAGAAGGGGCAGCAAATAAGCTAGAATGGGCTAGCAAAAAACCAAAACCCACAAAATAAACAAGAAATTTTAGATTCCATTTGTGTTTTGCCATTATGATTCCTAAATCTAAATTTTGAGCAATTTTAGCAGAATCTCTCTAGGTTTTTGTTAAAATGCGCCAAATCTTTTAAGTACATCTTGCAAAATTTTATCAAAGCATACAAAACTTTCCAAGTCAAGCTCTTCACGCACAGAATGCGGGTGAGAAATATTTGGACCAATAGAGGCAAAACAAATGGAGGGATATTTTTGTTTTAAGATTCCACATTCAAGCCCCGCGTGGATACTTTTTAGTTGCGCGTTAGGATTATGCTTTTGAGCAATTTGCAAGACATTTTGCAACAACTCGCTTTCCTCTCTCTCCCAAGGCGCATAATAATCTAATAATTCAACCTCAAAACCCAATGCTTCTAATCTCATTTTCTCTTTGGCAATATTGTCCTGCATTAAAGATTCTTGATTTCCTCTCCCCATTACCACAAATTCTATCTGCACTTTTTCACCCTGAAAGTCTTGTTGCAAAATACCAAGATTACTTGAAAGAATCGGCTCGGTATTTTGAGCAACTATGACGCCATTTTGTAAGTCTAAAATAGCTTCCAAAAGCTTACAAATATCAAAAGTCTTTCTTTGTTTTTCTAGTGGTTTTTTCGTAACTTTAAATTGCACACAATCCCCTAAACCTCCTTGTGTGATTCTTTCTAGGATTTCTTTGCATTGCGCCGTTCCCTCCTGTGGAATCGCAACAGATAAAGTCGCATTCACAGGAATAGAATTCCTCTTTTCTCCCCCACAAAACTCTATTGCTAGTGCGCCACATTCTATAAGAGATTGTGCCACTTTGGCTAATTCCAAAATCGCATTAGGGATTCCTTTGTGGATTTCAATCCCACTATGTCCCCCAATAAAACCTTGCGTACAAATCTCCAAAACTTCACAATCTTTTGTGATTTCAAGACTTGGAAAAGACATTTTACATTCCAAATCATAACCACCCGCACACGAGCATACCACCTCATCTATCTCCTCACTATCACAATTTAGCATATACGGAGCTAAAAGAGGCAGTGTAATCTCCCTTGCTCCTATCATTCCTACTTCCTCATCTATCGTAAAGAGGCATTCTATATTTTGGCAATCCCTTAATGCAAGCAACATACAAGCCAAAGCCACGCCATTATCTGCCCCCAAACTAGAATCCTCCGCACACAAAAATGCTTTGCCCTCACGCTCTATAAACTTAGGTTTTACCAAAAATTGTGCAGATTGTCCAACATACACCATATCATAATGTCCTTGCAAGCACAACTTCGGTAAGCCTTTTGTGCATAGCACATTGCCCGCTGTATCGCATTGTACTTTTGCGCCAAACTTCTGCGCTTTTTCAATAATCCATTCTTTTAATGTTTGCGTTTGGAAGCTTGAATGCGGAATCGCACAAATTTCCAAAAATACCTTTATGGGTTCAAAATTCTTATATTTTTGCATATTTTTTCCTTTAGATTTTATGAATTTTACAATATTCTACAATTTTACCATGGAATCTTGCAAAGAGCAGATTAAGCGGAATCTTAAAGCCATAAAGCGTGCAAACCTTGTCATAATTTTCATACACTCCACTGCTTAACCAAATTTGTAAATCCTCATAAGACTCCAAAGTATAACCATAGCTTTGGAGTAGCTTATAAGTGTATTTGTCTGCAACCATTACTTCTTTTCCTAATCCATAGCACAAAATCGCATCGCAACTCTCGGCTCCAATGCCCTTTTGACTCAAAAGCCACTGCCTTGAAACTTGCGCACAAAAACTTGCATAGTCTCCAAAATCTTTTAAAATATTCTGACAAAGTTGCTGGATTCTTGCTGCTTTTTGGCGGTATAATCCGACATTTTGAATGAGATTCTGTAAGGTTGGCAAGGACATCTCACTCAAAGAGTTTAGATTCAATACTTCTTTGTTTTTTAATTTTTCTAACGCACTAGAAACTTGCTCCCAACGCGTATTTTGTACCAAAATCACCCCAACAATTACTTCAAAACTTAGCGCATTAGGCCACCACCATAAATCTTTTAAGGATTCCAAATCCGCTAAAGAAATCTCTACAAAGTCTTGTGGAATCACTGGCAAAAGATTCTGCGACTTTAGATACTCTAGCAATTCATAACTATCTGCGATTCTCATTCTCTGCCCTTAATTTTATCTAGCCATTCCTTTAAAGTCTTTTCAAACCCCTTAGGTAACCACTTTACAAACTTCAAATCCTTATGAAGATATTTTTGTTCTACAAAACCACCAAAATCGTGAGGATAAAGATAGTTTTTGTTAAATTGCACAATATTTTGCGGAATCGGCTCGTTGGGATTCTGCTCTACATATTGCAATGCCTTATCAATGGCACAATAGGCACTATTGGATTTGGGCGAACTGCTAAGATAAATCACACATTGTGCTAAAAGAATCCTTGCCTCTGGATAACCAATCTTTGCAACACTTTGCAAGGTAGAATTGGCTAAATTTAACGCATTTGGATTCGCATTTCCGATGTCCTCACTCGCCAAAATCACAAGACGGCGCGCAATAAACTCCGGATTCTCACCCCCCGCAATCAAACGTGCAAGATAATAAATCGCCGCATTCTCATCACTTCCGCGAATGCTTTTAATCATCGCAGAAATCAGATTATAATGCGTATCTAACTCACTCGTTCCACTTAAATTTGTTTTGCGGAAAGTTTCTAATAACTCCACATTTAAGGGCAAATCCGTGCTTAAAGCGCAATCCAACAGATTCAGCATTGCCCTTGCATCGCCACCACTTGTTTGAATTAAAAAATCTTGAATCTCTGTGCTTAATGCGTAAGGTTTTAAAATCTCCTCTAAATCCTTTTTCTCTAGGGGATAAAATTCAAAAACCATTGAACGTGAGCGAATCGCTTGAGTAAGTGCAAAATAGGGATTTTCTGTGGAAGCTCCCAAAATTAACGCTTGATAATTTTCCATAATGGGCAAAAGCATTTCTTGTTGGGTTTTGTTTAAACGATGCACTTCATCAATAAAAATCAATGGCTTTTGCAAGGCATTTTGATAATTTTTCAAAATTGCACGCAAATCCTCTGACTTGAAGTTTGTCGCATTTAGAGAATAAAAAGGAGAGTCTATTGCTCTAGCAATGAGAATCGCAGCACTCGTTTTGCCACTTCCGGGAGGTCCAAAGAAAAAGCTGTGTGGAATCTTACCGCTCAAAATAAGGCGCATTAAAGGAGCATTTCCTCCAA from Helicobacter ganmani carries:
- a CDS encoding peptidyl-prolyl cis-trans isomerase, yielding MAKHKWNLKFLVYFVGFGFLLAHSSLFAAPSLVNGIAFFVNDYPVTLMEVYKIQQRDKVSQQIAIDLLINDRLHKEEIDKRKIIVNEIEIQDEIARIAKQKKATLEQVRNYIQGNGGNWEHYKEEIKRNLQKRKLYQSITQEGLRMVDEKELENYYNTHKQEFSIPQSIDVVKYFSKEAKSLEKVVQSNGKVVLPNVQKTNEVLQTMELHPQIVSAFTQGAIGRFTPIFPVSDEFVVFLIKAKNNPALLPYDNVRNVVLQKIMEQKEDYLIYEYFEKLRSNAKVNIVRLN
- a CDS encoding M20/M25/M40 family metallo-hydrolase gives rise to the protein MQKYKNFEPIKVFLEICAIPHSSFQTQTLKEWIIEKAQKFGAKVQCDTAGNVLCTKGLPKLCLQGHYDMVYVGQSAQFLVKPKFIEREGKAFLCAEDSSLGADNGVALACMLLALRDCQNIECLFTIDEEVGMIGAREITLPLLAPYMLNCDSEEIDEVVCSCAGGYDLECKMSFPSLEITKDCEVLEICTQGFIGGHSGIEIHKGIPNAILELAKVAQSLIECGALAIEFCGGEKRNSIPVNATLSVAIPQEGTAQCKEILERITQGGLGDCVQFKVTKKPLEKQRKTFDICKLLEAILDLQNGVIVAQNTEPILSSNLGILQQDFQGEKVQIEFVVMGRGNQESLMQDNIAKEKMRLEALGFEVELLDYYAPWEREESELLQNVLQIAQKHNPNAQLKSIHAGLECGILKQKYPSICFASIGPNISHPHSVREELDLESFVCFDKILQDVLKRFGAF
- a CDS encoding 3-methyladenine DNA glycosylase, yielding MRIADSYELLEYLKSQNLLPVIPQDFVEISLADLESLKDLWWWPNALSFEVIVGVILVQNTRWEQVSSALEKLKNKEVLNLNSLSEMSLPTLQNLIQNVGLYRQKAARIQQLCQNILKDFGDYASFCAQVSRQWLLSQKGIGAESCDAILCYGLGKEVMVADKYTYKLLQSYGYTLESYEDLQIWLSSGVYENYDKVCTLYGFKIPLNLLFARFHGKIVEYCKIHKI
- a CDS encoding replication-associated recombination protein A encodes the protein MKNLAYNKRPKSFQDFVGQSHLFGGNAPLMRLILSGKIPHSFFFGPPGSGKTSAAILIARAIDSPFYSLNATNFKSEDLRAILKNYQNALQKPLIFIDEVHRLNKTQQEMLLPIMENYQALILGASTENPYFALTQAIRSRSMVFEFYPLEKKDLEEILKPYALSTEIQDFLIQTSGGDARAMLNLLDCALSTDLPLNVELLETFRKTNLSGTSELDTHYNLISAMIKSIRGSDENAAIYYLARLIAGGENPEFIARRLVILASEDIGNANPNALNLANSTLQSVAKIGYPEARILLAQCVIYLSSSPKSNSAYCAIDKALQYVEQNPNEPIPQNIVQFNKNYLYPHDFGGFVEQKYLHKDLKFVKWLPKGFEKTLKEWLDKIKGRE